GATTCGCGGTCCTGACAGAGCAGATTGAAGAGGAAACAAAAGAAAGTGAGCTTACGATGGCATGGGAGCCCCTTACTATGACCCCATTTCCATTCAGCAAAGGCCGGGCATAAAGTTGATGCGATCACAAAATATCCAAAGGTATCTTTTTCGGTATTTGATGAAGATACGATTGTAAGTAAGTATTCAGGCGATCAGCCGGAAGATGCCGGGAACAAGGAAATAGCCGGATGCACACATGCTTATATTATTGCTATTGACATTGAACATATAACCGGTAAGGAAGCAATGGCGTATGCCAAAGCAAAATCCGAACTACCTGTTTGAACAGAAACCGCATGCACAGATGATTGCAGATGATATTTGTTACAGACCAATTAATCGGTAGAGAAACAAAGAACGCCGGCCACAGTCAAGTGTCTGGCGTTCTCCTTGTTTAGACGGGCGGGAGCGGCGGGTTAGCTTCATGGGAAAAGAAGGTTTGCAAAAGTGTAACCGCTTCATGATCCATGGTCCGGTGCCACAGCACCTTGCCATTCTCAATAAACAACAAATAGGTACAACATTTATAAATCAGTTCCGGATCATGGGTAATCAAAAACAGACTTTTCCCCATTGCTTTCAAGCGATTCAGATTTTCGGAAACCTCAATCATGTGCCGATAATCAAGGCCGCTGGTAGGCTCGTCAAACACCATAACTTCTTTGCTGGAGGCGATGGCACTGCCAATAGCTACCCGCTGTTTTTCACCGCCAGACAAAGACATAGGATGCAGCTTTACTTTATCCAGCAAATCGAGACTGGATAAAATCTTATTGGCTTGTGCAGTGTCCCTTTCCTCATCTTTACCATCCATGCTCAACAACAGTTCGTCCAGCACATCCTCTGTGAACAGTTGGTGGTTCACATCCTGCATAACCATATAGGAAGCATGGAGGCGCTTTTTCCTGTCATACACAGTGCCGTTTAGTTCCAGAGTTCCTTTCGCCTTTTTATCCAGGCCGCATAAGCACCGGGCAAAGGTTGATTTGCCCGCACCGTTGTTCCCAATGATGCCGATAATCTCGCCTTGGGGCAGGATTAAAGCGGGAATATCTACATTAGCAGGGCTATGCTTTTCATAAGTAAAAAAGAAATTCCTGATGAGCAGAGTTGGCGCATCTGGTTTTGCAGCAGCTTCAGGTTGAAGGTGAAATGGATCAAGCGCCCGCAGCCCCATCGCCTGCAATTCCTCTGGTCTTAATGTCTGGAGTTCCTGCCGGGTGAACTCCCGGCAGATGGTCCCATGTTTCATGTAAATAATGCGGTCAGCATATGGGACAAGGTAATATAGGCGGTGTTCTGCCACGATGATCGTCTTTTTCTTAGCTTGCCAATGCTGAATAACACCAATTAAATCTTCTATGGCACCAATATCCAAATTGGAAGATGGTTCATCCAAAACAAAAATTTCAGGGTGAATTGTGTCTGCTGATGCACAAGCGATTTTTTGCTTTTCGCCACCGGAAAGGGCAAACAGGCTCCGATCTAATAGTTTCTCCAGCTTGAGGTTTCTCGTGGTTTCTTTCAGCCTCTTTAGCATATCCGAAACTGGCAAAGCCATGTTCTCGCAGCCGAACACGATTTCATTGGTAGTCTCCACATTGTAAAACTGGGTCCGGGGATTTTGAAATACCGACCCCACCCGCTTGGCAATTTCATACAGAGGATATTCTTTTAATTCCTGTCCATCCAGCAGCACTTCCCCGATTAGGTTTCCCTGGTAGTAATGTGGAATTAACCCGTTTACCAGCCGGGTCAGGGTCGTTTTACCGCAGCCGGATTCCCCGCAGAGCAGGATTGTTTCCCCGTCCTTGACCGTCAAGTCGATATTTTGGAGGCTGTTTCCAGATTCTCCATTTTCGTATGTAAAAGAAACATTCTTTAGTTCTATCATCTTCTGGCCTCCTTACCACTTGATTACAAAAAATGTGAGAAACAACATAACAGCAACCATCAATAGGGTAAGTACATCCCAGAGTGTAAAGCCGATTTTTGTGATGTTTGTCCGTTTTACCGGATTGTCCAGCCCACGCGTCAATGCTGCCGCTGAAAGATCTTCTCCTATTTTAACTACAGAAATCATCAGCGGGATAAAGCGGTACTCGATTAGGGCAGTTGGGTTATTCCAGAATTTTTGAGTGCCAAACTGTACCTCCCGCATTCGCATGGCATCCTTGATGGCTGCGGATTCTTCCTGCATGGTGGGGATAAAACGGAACAGAACAGACAGTGGAATGGTAATCTGCCGTCCGATGTGCATCCGGCCCAGCGATGCAACGCATTCGCTGGCTGTGGTGGATTTTATGAAATACGCCCCCATCATAAAGGCAGGAAATAGCCGTAGAACCAGTCCAACCAGAAGCACAATGATCATATTGATGACCATAGGAAATTGGATGTTATTTTGAACCGCCTGCACCACCAGTCCCGTAGTGAACAGGACAAAAAAGGTAATAGCGGTCTTATACTGCCGGTTTGTAAGTAAAAGCACAAAAGGAATTAATGCCACCGCAATCATAAAGGCGGTATGATTATACAAAAATTCAGCGGTAGCAACGACGGCCATCAGCAGCAGCTTCGTCCGGGGATCAAGGTAAAGGCCTTTTTTTGTGCTTGCAACTGCTTGAAGCTGTTCCATCAGACAATCCCAGCTCTCTCAAAATGCTTTTTCAGCATTTTGCGTCCAAGTAATGCGCCCAGGATACCGCCCACAAACAACAGCGCAAAACCTACATACAACATCCAGGAGGGCATCAGCGACTGTAAGGTACTTGCATACTGATCCCCCATAGAGCTGTGAATGTTCTCCCAATATGACTCACCGGCAAGCCAGAGGTTAGCAGGGCAGCCCATGATTCCAAGACAAAAGCACGCATAGCTCAGTGCGGTAACCTTAAAGCTCTGATAGTGACCGGCTTTCAGAACAAGATCGCTTAGAATGCCGCCCAAAATCCAGCCAACCAAGCCAATCCAACCGTAGCCAATAAGGTAAAAGAAAATTCCACTTATAATTCCGGTGATGGTCAACATACCAATTTTTTTGATTTTAGTATAGTACAGCATCATTGGAATACCACAAACAACCGGCCAAATGATAAACAGGAACGGGTAGACTACCGGTAGAGCTGTCAGTAGTCCAATAACAAAGAATATTACAAGGGTCATTGCGGTATAAATACCGACATTGATTAAATCCTTACCTGTAAGTTTGTTGCTTTTTTCCATTTTAATTTTGTCCTCTCTTTTGAAAAATTTATATCCCTGGCAAGGGGAGAATAGAGCCGATATTACTTCTGTTACATCACACAGTTAGGATAAACTAACTTGTGGCCAAAAATTTTGGGGATCAGATCCCCAAAACGGTTTGCCAGCCGGAACTGAAAAATGCAGCTAAGGTATGAGCGTATTTAAGGGCTGCCGGCATTGGGTAGTTGTGCATAACGACTTCAGCGATGGAAGAATAGTAAGAGTGAATCAGCATATGCCACTCATCTTCCTCCAAGTCATGGATTGGAACACCTCTTGCTTTTAGCTCATCAACCAATTTCCTTGTTTCCCGCACTTCAGCACGCACCATATTGTCCAAAAAATCCGCATATTTTGTGCCATCTGAACACATCAGCAACAACTGAAAGACATCAAAATGAGTATAGATATACTCAATAATTTCCAGAATCGTTTCTTCTGATAATTTCCACAGTTGTTTCAACTCATCAGTTCTTGCCATTTCAAAATGCTTTTCCACAGAATCAGAATAGATTTTGGAAACGGCCAGGACGACCGGGTCTACCAGAGCGCCGAACAACGCCTCCTTATCTGCGAAGTGATTGTAGAAAGCCCCGTTGGTCACATGGGCATCTTTGCAGATCTCCCGGATGCTGGCTCGCTCAAAGCCAAACTCTAAGAAGTGTTTCTTTGCACAAACCAATAGATTTTCGTGAGTTTGCTGAAAGTCCCTTGACATGTTCTATCACCTCACTTATGTTAAATTACAGTGTAATATTACAGCGTAATTTAAATTTTATCACGACACGAATCAAAATGCAATACCGCGTCTGCATTTTTTGAAGCATGGTAAGGAGACTCATTATGAAAACAAAAGAACCTAGTGATTGGGGCAGGGTATAAGGCAAAAGAAAAGCCGCAGGACGTAAAATCCTGCGGCAAATCTCAAAAACTAAAAATATCCATATTAGACCGGGGCATTGAGCCACTGCCTTTTGATTTATTTGGTGTAATTATCGAAGTAGCCCTGCACTAATACGATAGGTGTTCCTTTGTCACCGCTTCCGGAAGTAAGGTCACAGAGGGAGCCGATTAAGTCAGTTAAGCGGCGGGGGGTAGTTCCCTGAGATACCATGCTGCCGACTAAATTGTTGTCCTTGCTCTGAATATAATTTGAAATGGCAGCCTTTAATTCCGCTCCGCTTAAATCAGCAAAATCGTTATCAGCAAGATATTTTAATTTCACTTCATTGGGCTGGCCTTCCAGACCTTCTGTATATGCCGGAGAAACCACCGGATCAGCCAATTCCCAAATTTTACCCATAGGATCTTTGAAAGCGCCGTCACCATAAATCATAACTTCAATATGCCTTCCAGTCCTTTCAAGAAGGCCATCCTGAATCCTTTTAACAATTGGGTCGCAATTGCGGGGGAACAGCTTAACAGTGTCTTCGGTCGCTTTATTGCTGCCAAGCAAGCCATAATTTTCATTGTATCCACTGCCATCAACAGATGCGGTTAAGATATCATCAAGACCAAACACGGTCTCTGCATTGGCAGCTTTTAATAAACGTTTTGTTCTAAAACGGGTATGAATATCGCAGCTAAGAACATGCTTTGTATAATTTAAGATTGTCCGGCAGTCATTTGCAAGAATAACTTCTACCTCGCAGCCTTCCTTTTGGATAAGCTCCTTATAGTATTCAATATAATCAACTCCGGTAAAGGTGTGCTTACGGTAGCCAAAAAGTTCACGGTATTGTGCCTCTGTTAAAATATCAGTCCAGGGATTAATGCCCTTTTCATCCAAAGCATCAAGATCGATCAGGTGATTGCCTACCTCATCGGAAGGATAGCTTAACATGATCACGATCTTTTTAGCCCCTCTTGCAATGCCCTTAAGACAAATGGAAAAACGGTTACGGCTTAAAATAGGGAATACAATACCAATGGTTTCATTACCGAATTTATTTTTAATATCAGCAGCTATTTGATCAACAGTAGCATAGTTTCCCTGAGCGCGGGCAACAATGGCCTCGGTAGCAGCGACAACATCTCGGTCACGCAATTCAAAATTTTCACTTTTTGCTGCATTAATTACACTTGAAATAACTATTTCAGCAATGTCGTCTCCCTGCCGGATAATGGGAGCACGTACACCTCTTGAAACAGTTCCTATTAATCTTTCCATATGCATGATTCTCCTTTAAACCCATGACAAATACTGATGGGATGTATTTAATTCACTTTATTATAACATGATAATTGGTATTGGTAAACTTAATGCTTTTTATATATAACATAACTTCTACTTATATTAGTTGTGATTATTAATCGAATCTATATTGATATTCAGCAATGCAGGAACATCTTTCTTTAAAAATTAATGCTATAATAAAATCATGATCAAATAAATGTCAGGTAGGGTTAAGCATTGAATTACAGAGAACATATAGAAAAAAGTATTCAGTTCATGGAAGACCATATGAAAGAAAATATTACTATAGAAGAAATTGCGAATCAATCCGGATACTCTCTTTACCATTTTTGCAGGGTTTTCAATCTGTGCATGGGTGTATCTGTCATGGAATATATACGAGAGCGCAGGTTGTCCTTAGCAGCCACGGAACTATTTAAGGGAAGGAAAGTCGTTGATGTTGCTGTGGATTATGGGTTTGAGACCTCCAGCGGCTTTACAAAAGCTTTCCGTAAAGCGTTTGGCTATACTCCCACACAGTATGTGGAACGGAGGTCAGGATATTCTGATGCAAAAGGCGGGGGTCCTGTTATTGTAAAAAAACCTGGATTTAAGGTTGCAGGCTATGGAATTAAAACGGATATTACCGGAGCAGCTTATACAAAGGATATTGCTTCTTTCTGGAGCAACTATAACGGTGAAAATTTAGAAAGTAAAATGTACAAAATTTTAAATCCTGCAAAGCACGGGGAAGTGGGGGTGTATGTTCCTTTATCAGAAGATGGCAAAGCAATCTATCTGTTGGGTGTGATTGTAGATGATTTTTCAAATGCCGGGGAAGATATGCTGACAGTAGAAATTCCAAGTGCCGAGTACGCTGTTTTTACAACCAATCCTGTGGATACTACCGGTGATTGGGAGCAGAAGGAATTTGCAAAGGTTATCGCAGGAACGTGGAAATATATTTTTGAAGATTGGTTTAGAGACAGCGGTTATGTTTACGATGAAAGGAAACTTGATTTTGAATTCTACGATGAACGCTGTCATCATAGGCAGGATACGGTCATGGATATTTATATCCCTGTTAAAAATATAATAACAGAATAATCAGGAAGGAAAGGTGATAAAGAATGTTAAGCTATTATGGAAGATTGTCTTCAGAAGTGTATGATATGGATAAGCCTGTGGGCCGATCTTTTGGAGATATAGAATTTTATGCGGATAGGTTAAAGTCGTGTAGGGGGCCGGTTCTTGAACCTGCAACCGGAACCGGACGCATATTGATTCCTCTTTTGGAAAAAGGCTTCCATGTTGAAGGCTTTGACAGTTCAAAGGATATGCTGCGTATCTGTCATGAGAACTGTAAAAAAAGGGGCCTGAATCCTAAACTTTTTGAGGCAAAGATGGAATCTTTTTCACTGGATACAAAATATGGGGCTATTATTGTGCCGACGGGAACATTTCTGTTATTATATAAAAGGGAAGACTCCATAAAAGCGTTACAAAACTTTTATGAGCATCTATCCGACGGCGGCCGTTTAATCGTTGATATCTTTTTGCAAAAGGATATCTCAACAGAGATTGTTTCCACAAGAACCTGGGAGTGCCCCAGTGGAGACATCATTACATTAGAAAATAAAATTGTAGAGGTTGATTATATCAATCAATATACAATTTCCCATGGACGATATGAAAAGTGGCGTGAGGGTACCCTTGTACAGACGGAATTAGAGTGTTTTCCGTTACGGTGGTATGGAGTAGAAGAGTTTCGATTAGTACTTGAAAGCATTGGATTTAAAGATATTGTGATTTCTTCTGATTATAAATTGGGAACATATCCATCAGCTTCCGAAGAAATCATCACTTTTGAGGCTGCAGTTGCTAAATAAAAATAAACGGATTATAAATAAAAGTTGTGTTGGAAACAAAGAGACTGATTGTTAAAGAATAAACAATGAAGAATATGCCTTATAAAAGGGTGTTTGCCAGAACTATATCCAAAGAATATTGACGAATAACCTAAGAAAATATATAATAATAACCAGTTTAAAATGTTAACCGGTCTATGACCAGGTGAGAACTCACATTTTTATAATTGGGTGCGGAAGGATGAAAGCCTGGGAGATATCAAGATGATATCTTTCAGGCTTGTTTTGAAACAGAGAAACAAATCAGCTATGTTTTTACAGTTGGAAATTTTAAAGAGGCATGCGATAAAATTACTTTCTTAGAAAGTGAAGGTGTTGGAGCAGTTGAATTATGCGGAGCCTTTGGTGAAGAAGGCGCGCAAAAATTAATAGAACTGACAAACAATAAAATCGCAATAGGCTATGTTACCCATAAGCCTGAACAGGATCAGTTGTTTTCTGATTTCTTTTCAAGCTTTGGTTCATGAAACGGAGGCTGTGGTAAGGGTATCTGTAGGAACGCAATGTGCAATAACAAAACAGGAGGTGTAAAGCTTTATGAATGTTATCATCAGACCGATTGAAGCAAAGGACGCAGAATCCCTTTGGCAAATGATGTCCGCACTTGATGCTGAGACGAAATTTATGATGTACGAGCCAAATGAACGAAAGAAAAATATAGATAGAATAAAATCCACCATCAATGATGCCATAACAGAGGATAATCTGTTTTTAGCTGCCGAAGCAGATCATGAAATTGTTGGATATATATCTGCACAAAAAGGCATTTTAAGAAGGGTAAAACATTCTGCTTATATCGTTGTTGGGATTCGTGCATCCTATCAACGGCAGGGGATCGGTACCTCATTTTTCAAGCAGCTTGATAAGTGGGCCAATGAGAAAGGGGTCACCAGACTTCAATTAACGGTAATGTGTAACAATGATGCTGCGAAACACCTTTACGAAAAAAATGGATTTACAGTTGAAGGAATAAAGAAAAATTCCATGATTGTGGATGGAACATATGTAGACGAATATTATATGGCTAAACTATTATAAGCAACGGGTATAATACCAATAAGATAAATAGGAGTTTGGGAGGTAAATTCAATTTGAAGCTGTTTATCATAGAAGATGATATCGTTCTGAGAACAGAATTGATTTCGCTGCTTGAAAGCTATAATTATTCTTGTGAAACAAGCGATAACTTTAAAGATATTATTTCGGAAGCAACGGGATCCAATGCTGATTTGATTCTGCTTGATATCAATCTTCCTTATTATGATGGGTATCACGTGTGCCGGGAGATCCGCAAGATATCAGACGTGCCGATCATGGTTGTGACAAGCCGTAACAATGATATGGATGAACTGATGAGCATGAACCTGGGGGCAGATGATTTTATTACAAAGCCCTATAACATTCAGATCCTGCTTGCCAGGATCGGGGCAATACTCAAACGCACCAACCGGATAAATAATTCATCAGAAATAGAATATAAGGGTTTCACATTGTCAATGGCAAAAAGTACAGTTTATTACGAAACCAAAGAGGCCGAGCTTACGAAAAATGAATTGCGTATTCTCTCTGTTTTAATGCAAAACGCAAACAGCATCATTTCACGGGATGAATTGATGGATGAGCTCTGGCAGTCGGATGAATTTGTGGATGACAATACACTGACGGTTAATGTCAACCGTCTGCGCAAAAAACTGGAAGAAATAGGCGCTGCAGATTTAATAAAGACCAAACGTGGTCAAGGGTATATGATATGAAGTTTTCAGGCTTTTTAAAAGATAAGATTTTGTTTTTACTGGCGCAAGGCTTTATCATTGTTTTTTTAGTGCTGCTGTTAGATATCTACCATATCAGCCATTATGCCATTATACTTATCAGCATGACCGTTGTTATAATTTCCATCGGTGCGCTGGCATACGAATACCTGGTCCGCAGCAGATATTACAATAGATTAAATAAAACACTGGAGTCAATGGATCAGAAGCAGTATATTGCCTCCCTGTTAGAAGTACCTAATTTTGCTGAAGCAGAAGTACTATGTGCGGTTCTTAAACAGGTTACAAAAGCCATGAACGATGAGCTTGCCTCCTATAAGATATCCCAGGATGAATACCGGGAATATATTGAAACATGGATCCACGAGATAAAGATTCCAATTTCCTGCATTGATCTTATCTGTAAAAATAACCGCAATGACATAACAAAGAGAATATCCGAGGAAACGGTACGGGTGGACTCTTATATAGAACAGGCACTTTATTATGCCCGAAGCAAAAATGTAGCGTCCGACTACAGCATTAAAAGGCTTTCCCTTGATAGCTTGGTGAAGGCTGCTGTAAAGAAACATTCCAAACAACTGATAGGGTGCGGCGCACAGGTGAAACTGGACAATCTTGATCATACGGTTTATGCCGATGAAAAGTGGCTTGATTTCATTATTGGACAGATTATTGCAAACAGTATCAAATATAAAAAGGATGCTTTGACTCTATGTTTTTTTGCTTCAGAAAACCAGGAAAATATTATTCTTTTTATCCGGGATAACGGAATTGGTATTTCTGAAAGCGACCTTTTAAGGGTATTTGAAAAGGGATTTACGGGAGAAAACGGAAGAGCATTCGCAAAGTCTACGGGGATCGGGCTATATCTGTGCAGGGAACTCTGTAAAAAGATGTATCTGGGATTAGAAGCCCAGTCATCCGTTGGCTGCGGTACAACAATTAAAATAACATTTCCAAAAGACAGACAGTCTTTCCTGCAGTAAAGGGTTCCGCTTTTTTTGAAGCGGAGCCCTTTTATCTTACAAATTTGTTCGTTTACCGTAAGTAAAATCTATGGTTCCATAATTCTTTCCCTGCTATACTGAGGAAGCAAACCAAGAAAGGAGTAATTTTGATGAAAAATAAAATAATCATGATCAGTATATTGTCACTTGCTGTCATCAGCTTCCTTATGGGTATTGTAAAAATATCTCCTATGGTTTCTGCCGGATATGAAATGTACAAGGCTGCAACTGAAACCATAAGTGTGCCAGATAGAATTGAGGAACTTAAACAGCAGGATGGTTATATCACATTTGATGAGATACCGGAAGAATACAAAGCGCAGGTGTTACAATCCGAAGACAAACGTTTTTATTATCATTTTGGCTTTGATCCCATTGCCACGGCAAGGGCCATGGCAAATAATATAATTGCGGGAAGCTTTGTGCAAGGGGGGAGCACCATTACCCAGCAGCTTGCAAAAAATATGTACTTTTCTTTTGAAAAGAAATATGAACGGAAGGTGGCAGAGCTATTTGTTTCTGTTCATCTTGAAAGAGAACTTACAAAAGATGAAATTCTGGAACTCTATTGTAATATCGCTTACTATGGGGAGGGTTGTTATGGACTGAAACAGGCGGCCAATCATTATTACGGTGTTGAGCCTTTCGAGCTGACAAACACCCAGATCAAAGCACTTGTATGGACGATTAAAAGTCCAAATAACTACAACCCTAATGCTTATAAAGGAATCCCGGTATAATGGAAGTAAGGGTCTGTTATCGTGGGGCATTGGCCAAATGCCGCTTTACGGCGCCTTGCTCATTGCTTTTATGGAATAATGAAAAGTGACAAAAATGTTCGTTTCCTGTAAGCAAAATCAATGGCGCTGCAGCGGCGGATGAAATTATAATAAATATAAGTTAAACAAAGAAAAGGAGATCATAAATGATACAAAAAGGATTCAATAGTTTTCAGATTAAAATAATAGCTTTGGTGCTGATGGTATTCGACCATATTCACTATACTTTTGTAGGTGTTTTACCCATTCCCATGTGGTTTACAATACTGGGCAGACTATCAGCCCCTCTGTTTATTTTTGCCACGGCCAATGGTATGAGGTATACAAGAAATCCGGTAAAATATTTAATGCGTTTGTGGGCCGGATCTGTATTTATGATTTTTGGCAATACGCTGATTGAGAGTTACTTCCCATTGCCAAATGGCGGGGCTATCATGAATAATATTTTTTCTACGTTATTTATAATATGCCTGATCATATTCAGTATTCAGCGGATTTCCATATGCAGGAAAGAGAACCGTCCGTTTTTGCAATATATATTTTTAATGCTTGTTCCTGTTTTCAGCAGTATCATAATTTTTATGACCATATCTAATCCAGACTTATTCTTTATAGGAAAATGGATAATGACCTTTGTTCCCTCCATCGTATTCTGTGAAGGCGGTTTTGTGCTGGTAGGTTTAGGCGTTGGATTATATTTATGCAACCAGGATAAAAAGAAAATAGGTATCTTTTATTTTCTGCTCAGCCTTTTGCTCTTTGTAATGGGATATAATCCCGAGGTCGGTGTGGAAAGTATGTTTTTGCATAATATTCAGTGGTATATGGTATTTGCTTTGCCGTTTATGCTGCTTTACAATAAGCAGAAGGGCCGTGGAATGAAATATTTCTTTTATGGCTTTTATCCGGCCCATATTTATATTTTAGCGATTTTAGCCAATATTATTTTTTAAATACCAGAGGAGAGGATGGACACTATGAATACAATCTTAAAGGTTCAAAACCTTCAGAAATATTACGGTAACAAAGGGAATGTTACAAAGGCTGTTGACAATATCAGCTTTACTGTTACGGAAGGGGAGTATATCGGGATCATGGGGGCGTCGGGAAGCGGAAAAACCACCATTCTTAATTGCGTTTCCACCATTGATGATGCGACTTCCGGTCATATTTATATTGACGGAACGGATGTGACTGAGATGAAAGCGGAAGCCTTGTCAAAGTTCAGACGTGAAAAGCTTGGCTTTATTTTTCAGGACTTTAATCTTCTGGACACCTTAACTGCCCATGAAAACATTGCCCTGGCCCTGGCAATAATGAAAGCTCCGGCAGGAGATATGGATGAGCGGATCCACCAGGCTGCCTCCCTTTTAAACATCACAGAGGTATTGCATAAATATCCGTATCAGATGTCAGGAGGCCAAAAGCAGCGTGTAGCCGCAGCAAGAGCCATCATTACCAATCCAAGCCTGATTCTTGCTGATGAACCTACCGGGGCCTTGGACTCCAGGTCAGCTAAGATGCTTTTGGAAAGCTTTAAAAATCTTAATGAACAGATCAATGCCGCTATTTTGATGGTGACCCATGATGCTTTTACCGCCAGCTATTGCAAACGCATTTTGTTCATCAAAGACGGCAGGCTGTTTAATGAGCTGATCCGGGGAAAGGAATCGCGCAAGGAATTTTTTGACCGGATTATGGAGGTTATGGCCCTTCTTGGAGGTGATTTAAGTGCTGAGTAAGCTTGTTTTTAAAAATGTCGGAAAAAGCATGCAGGATTACACGGTATATTTTTTTACTCTTGTATTTGGCGTTTCTATTTTTTATATGTTTAACTCCATCTATGCACAGCAGGAGAT
The nucleotide sequence above comes from Lacrimispora sp. BS-2. Encoded proteins:
- a CDS encoding sensor histidine kinase, whose amino-acid sequence is MKFSGFLKDKILFLLAQGFIIVFLVLLLDIYHISHYAIILISMTVVIISIGALAYEYLVRSRYYNRLNKTLESMDQKQYIASLLEVPNFAEAEVLCAVLKQVTKAMNDELASYKISQDEYREYIETWIHEIKIPISCIDLICKNNRNDITKRISEETVRVDSYIEQALYYARSKNVASDYSIKRLSLDSLVKAAVKKHSKQLIGCGAQVKLDNLDHTVYADEKWLDFIIGQIIANSIKYKKDALTLCFFASENQENIILFIRDNGIGISESDLLRVFEKGFTGENGRAFAKSTGIGLYLCRELCKKMYLGLEAQSSVGCGTTIKITFPKDRQSFLQ
- a CDS encoding ABC transporter ATP-binding protein translates to MNTILKVQNLQKYYGNKGNVTKAVDNISFTVTEGEYIGIMGASGSGKTTILNCVSTIDDATSGHIYIDGTDVTEMKAEALSKFRREKLGFIFQDFNLLDTLTAHENIALALAIMKAPAGDMDERIHQAASLLNITEVLHKYPYQMSGGQKQRVAAARAIITNPSLILADEPTGALDSRSAKMLLESFKNLNEQINAAILMVTHDAFTASYCKRILFIKDGRLFNELIRGKESRKEFFDRIMEVMALLGGDLSAE
- a CDS encoding biosynthetic peptidoglycan transglycosylase, whose protein sequence is MKNKIIMISILSLAVISFLMGIVKISPMVSAGYEMYKAATETISVPDRIEELKQQDGYITFDEIPEEYKAQVLQSEDKRFYYHFGFDPIATARAMANNIIAGSFVQGGSTITQQLAKNMYFSFEKKYERKVAELFVSVHLERELTKDEILELYCNIAYYGEGCYGLKQAANHYYGVEPFELTNTQIKALVWTIKSPNNYNPNAYKGIPV
- a CDS encoding TraX family protein → MIQKGFNSFQIKIIALVLMVFDHIHYTFVGVLPIPMWFTILGRLSAPLFIFATANGMRYTRNPVKYLMRLWAGSVFMIFGNTLIESYFPLPNGGAIMNNIFSTLFIICLIIFSIQRISICRKENRPFLQYIFLMLVPVFSSIIIFMTISNPDLFFIGKWIMTFVPSIVFCEGGFVLVGLGVGLYLCNQDKKKIGIFYFLLSLLLFVMGYNPEVGVESMFLHNIQWYMVFALPFMLLYNKQKGRGMKYFFYGFYPAHIYILAILANIIF